The following proteins come from a genomic window of Nostoc sp. TCL26-01:
- a CDS encoding phytochelatin synthase family protein encodes MNNIFKKSIKTAILGFFLTSSSVLAQTLPLTSNLIGFNSTEGEKLLLTSRSREDFFPLSMQFVTQNNQAFCGVASMIMVLNSLGIPAPETPQYSPYRVFTQDNFFSNDKTKAVLTADEVSRQGMTLAELGRLTASYGVSTKVYHAGDTNLATFRQQAAENLKQKGNFVIINYLRKEIGQEKGGHISPLAAYNEQTDRFLIMDVSRYKYPPVWVKTADLWQAMNTVDSVSRKTRGFVFVSK; translated from the coding sequence ATGAATAATATTTTTAAAAAATCTATCAAAACGGCAATTCTAGGATTCTTCCTTACTAGTAGTAGCGTTCTAGCTCAAACTCTCCCACTGACATCTAATTTGATTGGATTTAACTCTACAGAGGGAGAAAAATTACTACTCACAAGTCGTTCCAGAGAAGATTTTTTTCCCTTAAGTATGCAATTTGTCACCCAAAATAATCAAGCTTTTTGTGGCGTGGCTAGTATGATCATGGTGCTAAATAGCTTGGGCATTCCTGCACCAGAAACACCACAATATTCTCCTTATCGGGTGTTCACTCAAGACAACTTTTTTAGTAACGACAAAACTAAAGCTGTACTAACTGCTGATGAAGTTTCTCGGCAAGGAATGACTTTAGCAGAATTGGGCAGATTAACCGCTAGTTATGGTGTTAGCACAAAAGTTTATCATGCTGGTGATACCAATTTAGCAACGTTTCGCCAACAAGCAGCAGAGAATTTAAAACAAAAGGGAAATTTTGTCATCATTAATTATTTACGCAAAGAAATCGGGCAAGAAAAAGGCGGTCACATTTCACCGCTAGCCGCATACAATGAGCAGACAGATAGATTCTTAATTATGGATGTTTCCCGTTATAAATATCCACCCGTTTGGGTGAAGACAGCAGACTTATGGCAGGCTATGAATACAGTAGATTCTGTCTCTAGGAAGACTCGCGGTTTTGTATTTGTGAGTAAGTAG